The following coding sequences lie in one Deltaproteobacteria bacterium genomic window:
- a CDS encoding phage tail protein, translating to MTVIGNPRSFHKKFKFIVEIDDVGHAGFQKCSELSVEVANVQYFEGGSLIPNKSPGRLTFSDVTLERGATEDRDLFDWFQDVAITSSGLGLTDVNYKRNLDVVQQDRDGVTLRRWSLSRAWPIKFVAGEWDNESDENVIEQVTLTYDFFELVQ from the coding sequence ATGACCGTCATCGGCAACCCGCGCAGCTTCCACAAGAAGTTCAAGTTCATCGTCGAGATCGACGACGTCGGCCACGCTGGCTTCCAGAAGTGCAGCGAGCTGTCCGTCGAGGTCGCGAACGTCCAGTACTTCGAGGGCGGCTCGCTCATCCCGAACAAGAGCCCCGGCCGCCTCACGTTCTCCGACGTGACCCTCGAGCGCGGCGCCACCGAGGACCGCGACCTCTTCGACTGGTTCCAGGACGTCGCCATCACGTCGAGCGGGCTCGGGCTCACCGACGTGAACTACAAGCGCAACCTCGACGTCGTGCAGCAGGACCGCGACGGCGTGACCCTGCGCCGCTGGTCGCTCTCGCGCGCCTGGCCGATCAAGTTCGTGGCCGGCGAGTGGGACAACGAGAGCGACGAGAACGTCATCGAGCAGGTCACGCTCACGTACGACTTCTTCGAGCTGGTGCAGTGA
- a CDS encoding phage tail protein produces the protein MSGQLLSSKVVIVEEEPKVRGIPSAPTSVAGAVGLTERGPIGQAVLCSSFDEFQTKFGGFTPDSDLALAAMGFFENGGSQLWVVRTAHYTDVATPASVTAVRAAGFLVAGGGPTPGVLLGAAAGPFVLVDGDLIRLAVDGGADVDAVFNGSAAAMAAGGAGPYALADGMTLLLRVDNGLEQAVAFSSADFADITNATATEVAAAINAVIVGGRATTPGGIVRLASDTEGTSSRVQVTGGTANAVLAFPGAASVGGGNVANLRAVDVFEVKTVVEAAMPTVVVAPGIGGVLDVRTVATGPGASVQARAATAAAFGLDTTLHTGAASGTANAVRVEGKDPGAYANRIDAEVRAATNGSPTAFDLLVVEDGVYREAFPNVSMNPDDARYVDRVVNDPRTGSLYVRAIDQLLVGMPVPPPQTVSLAGGGDGLVGLDDNDFIGSDVGKTGLHALDQVQELTLLLVPGRATPAVHNAMVRYAEVDRDGAVFAVLDPPANQSATDIVTYVATTASLENLSEFAAVYWPRVKVLNPAKSVFGSSEQLVVPPSGIVAGVYSRTDSARPGGVYDPPAGIDAGRMFGVLGFETDEVLEERKRDLVYPHRINPLTTGPGLPRYIDGSRTLKGDGNFPYIAERRGVIFIERSLKQGLEFARHKNNTEGLRAQVRRTITAFLLAQMNNGAFRSREPAKAFFVDVSDQLNTPTVIFAGQLIARVGLATNKPAEFIILRISQDTRALEAELAAAGV, from the coding sequence GTGAGCGGACAGCTCCTGTCGTCCAAGGTCGTCATCGTCGAGGAGGAGCCGAAGGTTCGCGGCATCCCCTCGGCTCCCACGTCCGTCGCGGGTGCGGTCGGGCTCACCGAGCGCGGGCCCATCGGGCAGGCCGTGCTCTGCTCGTCGTTCGACGAGTTCCAGACGAAGTTCGGCGGCTTCACGCCCGACTCGGACCTCGCGCTGGCCGCGATGGGCTTCTTCGAGAACGGCGGCAGCCAGCTCTGGGTGGTCCGCACGGCGCACTACACCGACGTCGCCACGCCCGCCTCGGTCACCGCCGTGCGCGCTGCCGGCTTCCTCGTGGCTGGTGGTGGCCCCACGCCGGGCGTGCTGCTCGGCGCCGCCGCGGGCCCCTTCGTGCTCGTCGACGGCGACCTGATCCGTCTCGCCGTGGATGGCGGCGCCGACGTGGATGCCGTCTTCAACGGCTCGGCGGCCGCCATGGCCGCAGGCGGCGCAGGCCCGTACGCGCTCGCCGACGGCATGACGCTGCTCCTCCGGGTCGACAACGGCCTCGAGCAGGCGGTCGCATTCTCGTCGGCGGACTTCGCCGACATCACCAACGCCACGGCGACCGAGGTCGCGGCGGCGATCAACGCCGTCATCGTCGGAGGGCGCGCCACGACGCCGGGCGGCATCGTCCGCCTCGCGAGCGACACCGAGGGCACCTCGAGCCGAGTGCAGGTCACGGGCGGCACCGCGAACGCCGTCCTGGCGTTCCCCGGCGCCGCGTCGGTGGGCGGCGGCAACGTCGCGAACCTCCGCGCCGTGGACGTCTTCGAGGTGAAGACCGTCGTCGAGGCTGCGATGCCGACCGTCGTGGTCGCGCCCGGCATCGGCGGCGTGCTCGACGTCCGCACCGTCGCCACCGGCCCGGGTGCGAGCGTGCAGGCGCGCGCCGCGACGGCTGCCGCGTTCGGGCTCGACACGACGCTTCACACGGGCGCGGCCTCCGGCACCGCCAACGCGGTGCGCGTCGAGGGCAAGGACCCCGGCGCGTACGCGAACCGGATCGACGCCGAGGTCCGAGCCGCGACCAACGGCTCGCCGACCGCGTTCGACCTCCTCGTCGTCGAGGACGGCGTCTACCGCGAGGCCTTCCCGAACGTCTCGATGAACCCCGACGACGCCCGCTACGTGGACCGCGTCGTGAACGACCCGCGCACGGGCTCGCTCTACGTGCGCGCGATCGACCAGCTCCTCGTCGGCATGCCGGTGCCGCCCCCGCAGACCGTCTCGCTGGCTGGCGGCGGTGACGGTCTCGTCGGGCTCGACGACAACGACTTCATCGGCTCCGACGTGGGCAAGACCGGGCTCCACGCGCTCGACCAGGTGCAGGAGCTGACGCTGCTGCTCGTGCCGGGTCGCGCCACGCCGGCCGTCCACAACGCGATGGTCCGCTACGCAGAGGTGGACCGCGACGGCGCCGTCTTCGCGGTGCTGGACCCTCCCGCGAACCAGAGCGCGACGGACATCGTGACGTACGTCGCGACGACGGCGTCGCTCGAGAACCTCTCGGAGTTCGCGGCCGTCTACTGGCCCCGCGTGAAGGTGCTCAACCCGGCCAAGAGCGTCTTCGGGTCGTCCGAGCAGCTCGTCGTCCCGCCCTCGGGCATCGTCGCCGGCGTCTACTCGCGCACCGACTCCGCGCGCCCTGGCGGCGTCTACGACCCGCCCGCGGGCATCGACGCCGGGCGCATGTTCGGCGTGCTCGGCTTCGAGACGGACGAGGTGCTCGAGGAGCGCAAGCGCGACCTCGTGTACCCGCACCGCATCAACCCGCTCACCACGGGGCCGGGGCTGCCGCGCTACATCGACGGCTCGCGCACGCTCAAGGGCGACGGCAACTTCCCGTACATCGCCGAGCGTCGAGGCGTGATCTTCATCGAGCGAAGTCTCAAGCAGGGCCTCGAGTTCGCGCGGCACAAGAACAACACCGAGGGGCTCCGCGCGCAGGTGCGGCGCACCATCACGGCGTTCCTCCTCGCGCAGATGAACAACGGGGCGTTCCGCTCGCGAGAGCCGGCGAAGGCCTTCTTCGTCGACGTCTCCGACCAGCTGAACACCCCCACCGTCATCTTCGCCGGCCAGCTCATCGCTCGGGTGGGCCTCGCCACGAACAAGCCGGCCGAGTTCATCATCCTCCGCATCAGCCAGGACACGCGGGCCCTCGAGGCCGAGCTGGCTGCGGCGGGCGTGTGA
- a CDS encoding IPT/TIG domain-containing protein produces the protein MAIPTLASVTPSAGPASGGDLVRLVGTGFAPKVAVRFGERAATIVAVRDEAGVSLVDVRTPAHEAGVVDVELQNLDANDVPLAGESVLLAGAYRFARATVAREADLTRIVRQLLRELKRQVLANVSATVSVDYDDTVIDGLNVIAMAKVPSLVLSGPTLRPNRFYSANVPHEDVVAGSSGPELVRRKPPYTVDLVFTLTAASERTAELFNLMAAVATFLNRNRWLELPRDPNDAARGVARWELDADGEFRTQLGGKDDVRAFTCGFVVRGFDVDEGLPLDLGKAVTDPQLQTQPFAGGAP, from the coding sequence ATGGCCATCCCGACGCTCGCCTCGGTGACTCCCAGCGCCGGTCCCGCCAGCGGCGGCGACCTCGTGCGGCTCGTCGGCACCGGCTTCGCTCCGAAGGTGGCCGTCCGCTTCGGCGAGCGAGCCGCGACCATCGTTGCCGTCCGTGACGAGGCCGGCGTCAGCCTCGTGGACGTGCGCACGCCCGCCCACGAAGCGGGCGTCGTCGACGTCGAGCTGCAGAACCTCGACGCGAACGACGTGCCGCTCGCGGGCGAGTCCGTGCTGCTCGCCGGGGCCTACCGCTTCGCGCGCGCCACCGTCGCCCGGGAAGCAGACCTCACCCGCATCGTCCGCCAGCTGCTCCGCGAGCTGAAGCGGCAGGTGCTCGCCAACGTGAGCGCCACCGTCTCGGTCGACTACGACGACACCGTCATCGACGGGCTCAACGTCATCGCGATGGCGAAGGTGCCCTCGCTCGTGCTCTCCGGCCCGACGCTGCGTCCGAACCGCTTCTACTCGGCCAACGTTCCCCACGAAGACGTGGTCGCCGGCTCCTCGGGGCCCGAGCTGGTGCGCCGCAAGCCGCCGTACACGGTGGACCTGGTCTTCACGCTGACGGCCGCTTCGGAGCGCACCGCCGAGCTGTTCAACCTCATGGCCGCGGTGGCGACGTTCCTGAATCGGAACCGCTGGCTCGAGCTTCCCCGCGATCCGAACGATGCAGCCCGCGGCGTCGCGCGCTGGGAGCTGGACGCCGATGGCGAGTTCCGCACCCAGCTCGGGGGCAAGGACGACGTCCGCGCCTTCACCTGCGGCTTCGTCGTGCGCGGCTTCGACGTCGACGAGGGGCTACCGCTCGACCTCGGCAAGGCCGTCACCGACCCGCAGCTGCAGACGCAGCCGTTCGCAGGAGGTGCCCCGTGA